The window GAAAAATCACAGACGCGTCATTATTAAATGATTCACGCGTTCCACCCATTGACTCTGATCTTGTGGTGCGTATGATATAAGCTGATGCTGATCTTGAACAAACAGAAACACAAACAGCAAAAACAGCAACCAGCAGATATCTACCGCCGAAATCGCTAAATCTTTCGAGCTTCATCCAACCGCTTTAAACCTTCTAGTAAAAGATGATCCAATTTGACATCTATGAGTATATCTTCATTTTCAGTCTTCGCGTCTGCCAAAAAGATAAATTGCCCCTCGACCCATTCCAAAACCATGTAAACCACTCTCTTTATCTGTTCTTGTATAACAGAAACAAGCACATTTTGATCTATATCCTCATTTTCTATAAGAACATCCCCAACCCTCTTATCGACATCATCTCTCCGGCTCTCTTGAAGGGCTTGCTCCAACTGGTCTTCACTTATTAATTCCTTTTCAATAAGTATCTCTCCAACCCGCTTGTTACCCGTATCGATCTTAGCGTAAGTAAGTTGTCCCGTCTCAAAATACAAAGTCGCCACGTTGTGGGCTGTAATCAATTTCAATCTGCCAGTAAGATTGGCAATATTTATCATCTGAAATATAATAGACGGCTCAAGAACTTTGAGGTCTCCGCCAAAATCCATCAACAACCTCCTGAAATAACAGAACGTTCACTCTTATTAAATATAGCGTTTATACCTATAGACGTCTGAGACACAATAACGGCAATAAATGATAATCCCAGAACCAGAATCAGTGAATCCTTGACATTTTCTTCCAATACAAATCGCGGAAAGAGTTTTTGTAACACGAGAATAACTACTCCGAGAAACTGAATTACACCCACAATCTTCCCTGTTATTGTGGCTCTGAGAACAGGCCTTTTGTCATAATAATACAGCAAAATCAGACCTGTGAAAAACTCAAAATATCTGAATGTCAATAGAATAAAAAGCCACAGGGGAATTTCAGACTCTATCAGTAAAAACAGATATACCGACTCTGTCGATAAGATATCCCCTATCGGATCCAGCATCAAACCCATCCTTGTTTCCTGAGAATATCTTCTCGCGATATACCCATCGGCGATATCGGTAAAAGCAGCCAGGAAATATAATGCAAGTGCCACATATAAATAGTCCCTGAAAAAAAACACGAACATGGGAACAACAGAAATAATACGCACACTAGTCAGTATGTTGGCCGCTTTGAAAGATTTCTTTCTCTTACCTTTATCATCACACACAAAGCGAAGGTTGAATAGTATAACTAAAGTATAAATAAATATCGCGGGGATAGTCCATAACAGGAGATCTTTATACAATCCCATGTCGATACGCATAAAAACAGCTCCGGAGACGATTGTAAATATCAAGGCCGTTGACATCATGGTTTTAATTACAGACATTCTCAGAATGGGAGAATTTTTAAACGCCATCCAGGATATTCCAGGCAATTTTAAGAGCTTATCGATTCGCTTTTCACCTTTGATAAAATCTCCTTTTGTCAAAACCCCTTATTCATTCAGAGCCGCCTTCGCGGCGGCAAGTATGGCGATCGGTACTCTAAAAGGTGAGCAGCTTACATAATCGAAGCCATTATTACCGCAAAAGAGTACAGAAGACGGATCTCCGCCGTGTTCACCGCATATACCTATTTTCAGATCACCTTTTACATTACGTCCTTTTTCAACGGCA of the Candidatus Krumholzibacteriota bacterium genome contains:
- a CDS encoding DUF4388 domain-containing protein, translating into MDFGGDLKVLEPSIIFQMINIANLTGRLKLITAHNVATLYFETGQLTYAKIDTGNKRVGEILIEKELISEDQLEQALQESRRDDVDKRVGDVLIENEDIDQNVLVSVIQEQIKRVVYMVLEWVEGQFIFLADAKTENEDILIDVKLDHLLLEGLKRLDEARKI
- a CDS encoding CDP-alcohol phosphatidyltransferase family protein; the protein is MAFKNSPILRMSVIKTMMSTALIFTIVSGAVFMRIDMGLYKDLLLWTIPAIFIYTLVILFNLRFVCDDKGKRKKSFKAANILTSVRIISVVPMFVFFFRDYLYVALALYFLAAFTDIADGYIARRYSQETRMGLMLDPIGDILSTESVYLFLLIESEIPLWLFILLTFRYFEFFTGLILLYYYDKRPVLRATITGKIVGVIQFLGVVILVLQKLFPRFVLEENVKDSLILVLGLSFIAVIVSQTSIGINAIFNKSERSVISGGC